Proteins from a single region of Trichoplusia ni isolate ovarian cell line Hi5 chromosome 3, tn1, whole genome shotgun sequence:
- the LOC113491623 gene encoding uncharacterized protein LOC113491623 isoform X2, whose amino-acid sequence MEKPKITKKIRTIQITYPAPYSQTWNAEHNSSSPVIMKNNFGRRSNFLFNPKRQVETQKAWSHSYSAVRGPDPTAPHLKYGVFSNRRSTSTRLLQKSLPLKPTQNRNSYSHNTIPTRQASDYTNNKNAKKKKDRKGPLTEAPMFVFRTIDKRHTRQLSLSEIMHIDIKPKKSMLSSPRFCPSPTFKVLTPNVPAPTVPVQLNARAAQTH is encoded by the exons ATGGAAAAacctaaaattactaaaaaaataagaactat ACAAATTACATACCCTGCACCTTACTCCCAAACTTGGAACGCAGAGCATAATAGTTCTTCACCAGTCATCATGAAAAATAACTTTGGACGGAGATCGAA CTTCCTCTTCAACCCCAAAAGGCAAGTTGAAACCCAGAAGGCCTGGAGCCACTCGTACTCCGCAGTCCGAGGTCCGGACCCCACGGCGCCACATCTCAAGTACGGAGTCTTCTCCAATAGAAGATCTACTTCAACAAG GCTCCTACAAAAATCCCTGCCTCTAAAGCCAACGCAAAACAGGAACAGCTACTCACACAACACGATACCAACGAGACAGGCTTCAGATTACACAAACAACAAGAATGCGAAGAAGAAAAAGGATAGGAAAG GTCCGTTAACAGAAGCCCCGATGTTCGTCTTCCGTACCATAGACAAACGTCACACGCGACAGCTGTCACTGTCAGAGATCATGCACATAGACATTAAGCCGAAGAAGAGTATGTTGTCGTCACCGCGTTTCTGTCCCTCACCCACGTTTAAAGTCCTGACTCCGAACGTACCAGCTCCCACGG TACCTGTCCAATTAAATGCTAGAGCGGCACAAACGCACTAA
- the LOC113491623 gene encoding uncharacterized protein LOC113491623 isoform X1 translates to MEKPKITKKIRTIQITYPAPYSQTWNAEHNSSSPVIMKNNFGRRSNFLFNPKRQVETQKAWSHSYSAVRGPDPTAPHLKYGVFSNRRSTSTRLLQKSLPLKPTQNRNSYSHNTIPTRQASDYTNNKNAKKKKDRKGPLTEAPMFVFRTIDKRHTRQLSLSEIMHIDIKPKKSMLSSPRFCPSPTFKVLTPNVPAPTARWSRHFLTEYPEKRCRNAQGSYTQMQDRGAAKSRP, encoded by the exons ATGGAAAAacctaaaattactaaaaaaataagaactat ACAAATTACATACCCTGCACCTTACTCCCAAACTTGGAACGCAGAGCATAATAGTTCTTCACCAGTCATCATGAAAAATAACTTTGGACGGAGATCGAA CTTCCTCTTCAACCCCAAAAGGCAAGTTGAAACCCAGAAGGCCTGGAGCCACTCGTACTCCGCAGTCCGAGGTCCGGACCCCACGGCGCCACATCTCAAGTACGGAGTCTTCTCCAATAGAAGATCTACTTCAACAAG GCTCCTACAAAAATCCCTGCCTCTAAAGCCAACGCAAAACAGGAACAGCTACTCACACAACACGATACCAACGAGACAGGCTTCAGATTACACAAACAACAAGAATGCGAAGAAGAAAAAGGATAGGAAAG GTCCGTTAACAGAAGCCCCGATGTTCGTCTTCCGTACCATAGACAAACGTCACACGCGACAGCTGTCACTGTCAGAGATCATGCACATAGACATTAAGCCGAAGAAGAGTATGTTGTCGTCACCGCGTTTCTGTCCCTCACCCACGTTTAAAGTCCTGACTCCGAACGTACCAGCTCCCACGG ctcgctggagtcgacatttcctaacCGAATACCCCGAGAAGAGGTGTCGGAACGCTCAGGGGTCATACACGCAAATGCAAGATCGGGGCGCTGCGAAATCACGACCCTAA